In Brevibacillus brevis NBRC 100599, a single genomic region encodes these proteins:
- a CDS encoding PH domain-containing protein — translation MMEAKRYHPLTILFDLIIQVKHLFFPALILFVFNHDATNAFITYGRIAFYIYVGGMLAYLLLKWVSYKYRLDDTAFHLYEGILTKKKQTIPFSKIQNVNRHTTLLHRIFKVTSIRFETGMVGDDSRVEFAVISVNEADRLEAYTKQAVRLEKESEAEGKAGDSTEEIGTPYITPERVIHFTPTKKEIIKASFTSLSFLGMITLLIWAYFKLTEYIDVEEQVVGIYSLIMSSWTWITLTAVGLLVLSIIFGLVTTYIRYGKYEISSDHDRIYIAKGVIEETTFSIAKERVQAIKIKQSLLKRMLGLAEVKLTVVGGDSDSDKDKQDVSSLYPFLPIKRAYEMIAEILPAYEVTEKMTSLPIKSLWVRLVRSSWIWLIGTGALFYFKPNMLGWEQAWWVISIALTLIILAFEVIEFYNTRYILNDHFIQFQTGSLTTTLYISKREKIIEVNVKRGLLQKQLGLASIKTVNRAKPVSHRGVADVPIELAEGFYQWYMGRRKEIKVK, via the coding sequence GTGATGGAAGCAAAACGATACCATCCACTAACGATCCTTTTTGATCTCATCATCCAAGTTAAGCATCTGTTTTTTCCTGCGTTGATTCTGTTTGTGTTCAACCATGACGCGACAAACGCATTCATTACATACGGGAGAATTGCTTTTTACATCTATGTAGGAGGGATGCTGGCCTATCTGCTTTTGAAATGGGTTTCGTATAAGTATAGGCTGGATGATACGGCTTTCCATCTTTACGAAGGGATTCTTACGAAGAAAAAGCAAACGATCCCCTTTAGCAAAATCCAAAACGTCAATCGACATACGACGTTGCTGCACCGGATTTTTAAAGTGACTTCTATCCGGTTTGAGACAGGGATGGTTGGCGATGATTCTAGAGTGGAATTCGCGGTGATTTCTGTAAACGAAGCAGATCGACTGGAGGCCTACACGAAACAGGCAGTGCGATTAGAGAAAGAGTCTGAGGCTGAAGGGAAAGCAGGAGATTCCACGGAGGAAATCGGTACACCGTATATCACTCCTGAGCGAGTCATACACTTTACGCCAACGAAAAAAGAGATTATCAAGGCTTCCTTCACTTCTCTCAGCTTCCTCGGGATGATTACGTTACTGATTTGGGCGTACTTCAAACTCACCGAATATATCGACGTGGAGGAGCAGGTAGTAGGTATTTATTCGCTGATAATGAGCTCGTGGACATGGATCACGCTAACAGCCGTTGGACTACTCGTCCTGTCCATCATATTCGGCCTGGTTACGACTTATATTCGTTACGGAAAATACGAGATTTCTTCAGATCACGACCGGATTTACATTGCCAAAGGAGTCATTGAAGAAACGACTTTTTCGATCGCAAAAGAGAGAGTGCAAGCGATTAAAATCAAACAATCCTTGCTAAAGCGCATGTTGGGTCTCGCCGAAGTCAAGCTGACGGTTGTTGGCGGGGATAGTGATTCGGATAAGGATAAACAGGATGTCAGCTCCCTCTATCCATTTCTACCAATAAAACGTGCGTATGAGATGATCGCAGAAATATTGCCTGCGTATGAAGTGACGGAAAAAATGACGAGTCTCCCCATAAAATCGTTATGGGTTCGCTTGGTCAGATCGAGCTGGATTTGGCTTATAGGCACAGGTGCACTTTTTTATTTCAAGCCGAATATGTTGGGGTGGGAGCAAGCCTGGTGGGTTATATCCATTGCGTTGACACTGATCATCCTAGCCTTCGAAGTCATTGAATTCTACAACACGCGATACATCTTGAATGATCATTTTATTCAGTTCCAAACAGGGAGCCTAACTACGACCTTATATATCTCCAAACGAGAAAAGATTATTGAGGTCAACGTCAAAAGAGGCCTCCTGCAAAAGCAGCTAGGGCTTGCTTCGATCAAAACAGTCAATCGTGCCAAACCAGTGAGTCATAGAGGGGTAGCAGATGTGCCGATAGAGTTGGCGGAAGGATTTTATCAGTGGTATATGGGACGTAGAAAAGAAATCAAAGTAAAATAG
- a CDS encoding VOC family protein, with the protein MAIKKLEHVGLMVKDLNASVAFYTEVIGMELKGKLAHSNGVITLAFLGFPGSTETELELIHGYSDSLPVEGKVHHLAFAVDNLEAEIDRLKQRHVTFIDQEITTLPNGSRYMFFKGPDGEWLELFESTRT; encoded by the coding sequence ATGGCGATCAAAAAGCTGGAGCATGTGGGCTTGATGGTAAAAGATTTGAACGCCTCAGTTGCCTTTTACACCGAAGTGATTGGAATGGAGCTAAAAGGAAAGCTCGCTCATTCCAACGGAGTTATTACGCTTGCTTTTCTTGGATTTCCGGGAAGCACTGAGACAGAGCTGGAGCTCATTCATGGATACAGCGATTCCCTTCCGGTAGAGGGCAAAGTCCACCACCTGGCGTTTGCTGTGGACAACCTCGAAGCTGAAATCGACCGTTTGAAGCAACGACATGTAACCTTTATCGATCAGGAAATAACCACCTTGCCGAACGGCTCGCGTTATATGTTCTTCAAAGGTCCGGATGGGGAGTGGCTGGAGTTGTTTGAAAGCACAAGAACGTAG
- a CDS encoding YetF domain-containing protein: protein MESIVEVIARALLAFAIMMIITRILGKQTIAQMTYHDFVAAITLGALTANLAFNNMAKISHMLVTLLTFGGIAYLLMILSLKNRKMRKWFSGQPTVVIQEGRILEDNMRKQKLSLDTLNQELRERNIFNIEEVQYAVLELNGEISVLRKPQFLPVTRGDLKLKMGKRQIFPIELIMDGQIIQSNLRQHSLTIEWLLSQVGKKGLSVEEVNYAVISSNGQIYFDPYEDRMSNPIDKE, encoded by the coding sequence ATGGAATCTATTGTGGAAGTAATTGCGAGAGCACTGCTGGCTTTTGCCATCATGATGATCATTACTAGAATCTTGGGCAAGCAGACGATTGCGCAAATGACGTATCACGATTTTGTCGCGGCGATCACCTTGGGGGCGCTGACAGCAAATCTTGCCTTTAACAACATGGCCAAAATATCGCACATGCTCGTGACATTACTCACTTTTGGTGGTATCGCCTATTTGTTGATGATTCTCTCCCTGAAAAACCGGAAAATGCGAAAATGGTTTTCGGGCCAGCCGACGGTGGTCATCCAGGAAGGAAGAATTCTCGAAGATAACATGCGCAAGCAAAAGCTGTCTTTGGATACGCTGAATCAAGAGCTGCGGGAAAGAAACATTTTTAATATCGAAGAAGTTCAATATGCTGTGCTGGAGTTGAATGGAGAGATATCCGTCCTGAGAAAACCGCAATTTTTACCTGTTACTCGCGGGGACTTGAAACTGAAAATGGGGAAGAGACAGATATTCCCGATTGAATTGATCATGGATGGTCAAATCATCCAGAGCAATTTACGCCAACATAGCTTAACCATCGAGTGGCTACTTTCACAGGTGGGCAAAAAAGGCTTGAGTGTCGAGGAAGTGAATTACGCCGTGATTAGCTCCAATGGACAAATTTATTTCGACCCGTATGAGGACCGTATGAGTAATCCGATCGACAAAGAATAA
- a CDS encoding S-layer homology domain-containing protein, with product MKVITVFLALILGLSGIYPAVTHAAPKFHDVDPKKYGWAMNSISFMVDKGVVSGYPDGRFQPERLVDKAEMTVMIYRLFDQYRPYKANKKTDYSNYHIEKFADVPKSHWAYTEISSIVTRDWWNAVRYSSNGYFFFPDTKLNRIGAANVLPVFMLENQDIPAAEVLQILSGMRDIPIILSPYSLDPNSPGHLFQEDGRYNEDGRDQTNILYPLLFGQDGDEILFTDDYSGILGTNLALLQRTGIMTAWNGKFEGGEMLTRAEAVTILHRFYNHLKQTGTLRQYSSK from the coding sequence ATGAAAGTCATCACAGTATTCCTTGCACTCATTCTAGGTTTATCTGGTATTTATCCTGCGGTTACACATGCTGCACCGAAATTTCATGATGTCGATCCGAAGAAATACGGCTGGGCCATGAATTCGATCTCCTTCATGGTAGATAAGGGGGTTGTTAGCGGTTATCCTGACGGTCGCTTCCAACCCGAAAGATTGGTAGACAAAGCGGAAATGACCGTCATGATCTATCGCCTGTTTGATCAATACAGACCATACAAAGCTAACAAAAAAACAGATTACAGCAACTATCACATCGAGAAATTTGCTGACGTGCCTAAAAGTCACTGGGCGTACACAGAGATCAGCTCGATCGTCACAAGAGACTGGTGGAACGCTGTCCGATATTCGTCCAATGGCTACTTTTTTTTCCCAGACACGAAACTAAATCGAATTGGTGCGGCAAACGTCCTGCCCGTCTTTATGTTGGAAAACCAAGACATTCCAGCGGCAGAGGTCTTACAAATCCTTTCTGGCATGCGGGATATTCCCATCATCTTGAGTCCGTATTCGCTTGACCCAAACTCGCCTGGACACCTTTTCCAGGAGGATGGTCGGTACAACGAAGATGGGAGAGACCAAACGAACATCCTGTATCCGCTTCTCTTTGGCCAAGATGGCGATGAAATCTTGTTTACGGATGACTACAGCGGAATCCTCGGAACCAACCTCGCCCTTTTGCAAAGAACAGGGATCATGACTGCATGGAACGGCAAGTTCGAGGGTGGAGAAATGCTGACTCGCGCCGAAGCCGTCACTATTTTGCACAGATTTTATAACCATTTGAAGCAGACAGGGACACTCCGCCAATACTCGAGCAAGTAA
- a CDS encoding MBL fold metallo-hydrolase has product MIHIHHHEDVACLEGIVRVGDWESAIYVYMTDGMLVDTGPKVLEQALIHRFLEASFDSVVLTHSHEDHVGTASWIAQHKQVPLFIHEKGVNICSQKALYPFYRQLTWGIRDPFVAHPLGDVHHSRSLEWKVMDTPGHAHDHVVLLDEMNGRLFCGDLFMGVKTKVILREESIPTLMKSLRTVLACDFQTIFCAHSGYHPDGKIRLQQKLEHLENLSGEILRLYSQGLSSREINKQLFPSKPLIIAASSGEFDSLYIVTSVLAEHLPFPTPNSILEG; this is encoded by the coding sequence ATGATTCACATTCATCACCATGAAGACGTGGCTTGTCTGGAAGGGATTGTTCGCGTAGGGGATTGGGAATCGGCAATCTATGTTTATATGACCGATGGCATGCTGGTTGATACGGGCCCGAAAGTACTCGAGCAAGCTCTCATTCACAGGTTTCTGGAAGCCTCGTTTGATTCGGTCGTATTGACGCACAGTCATGAAGACCATGTCGGTACCGCCTCGTGGATTGCCCAGCACAAGCAGGTCCCTCTTTTCATTCACGAAAAAGGCGTGAACATTTGCTCCCAAAAAGCACTGTACCCATTCTACCGACAGCTGACTTGGGGGATTCGCGATCCGTTTGTGGCCCACCCTTTGGGTGACGTCCATCACTCTCGTTCCCTCGAATGGAAAGTGATGGATACCCCCGGTCATGCCCATGATCATGTAGTTTTGCTGGACGAAATGAACGGTCGCTTGTTCTGCGGCGATCTTTTTATGGGTGTGAAAACGAAGGTTATTTTACGAGAAGAATCAATCCCCACCTTGATGAAGTCCCTTCGAACCGTGCTGGCTTGTGACTTCCAAACAATCTTTTGCGCCCATTCCGGATATCATCCAGACGGGAAAATACGCTTGCAGCAAAAGCTGGAGCATTTGGAGAATCTGTCTGGGGAAATCCTGCGTTTGTATAGCCAAGGGCTTTCTTCCCGCGAAATAAACAAGCAACTGTTTCCTTCTAAACCGCTGATCATCGCGGCTTCTTCTGGCGAGTTTGACTCCCTCTATATCGTAACATCTGTTCTTGCAGAACACCTTCCTTTTCCAACGCCGAATAGTATACTAGAAGGATAA